One window of Brachionichthys hirsutus isolate HB-005 chromosome 21, CSIRO-AGI_Bhir_v1, whole genome shotgun sequence genomic DNA carries:
- the LOC137910449 gene encoding cytohesin-3-like — MCHFPALSASELALMKRDCSDFCFEEDESLWIPEDLSLEERDELSNIRRRKRELLDDIERLKFEIAEVMTEIEQLTCVGESKTSQRNKQIAMGRKKFNMDPKKGIQFLLENDLLQHTPEDIAQFLYKGEGLNKTVIGDYLGERDDFNIKVLQAFVELHEFADLNLVQALRQFLWSFRLPGEAQKIDRMMEAFASRYCQCNPGVFQSTDTCYVLSFAIIMLNTSLHNPNVRDKPPVERFISMNRGINEGGDLPEELLRNLYDSIKNEPFKIPEDDGNDLTHTFFNPDREGWLLKLGGGRVKTWKRRWFILTDNCLYYFEYTTDKEPRGIIPLENLSIREVDEPRKPNCFELYNPNHKGQVIKACKTEADGRVVEGNHVVYRISAPTPEEKEEWIKSIKASISRDPFYDMLATRKRRIANKK, encoded by the exons ATGTGCCACTTCCCTGCGCTCTCTGCCTCCGAGCTGGCCTTAATGAAGCGGGATTGTTCAGACTTCTGCTTCG AAGAGGATGAATCTCTTTGGA TTCCAGAGGATCTGTCCCTGGAGGAGAGGGATGAGCTCTCAAACATCCGACGCAGGAAGAGAGAGCTGCTCGATGATATTGAG aGGTTGAAGTTTGAAATCGCCGAGGTCATGACGGAGATCGAGCAGCTGACATGTGTTGGAGAAAG TAAAACATCCCAGCGAAACAAACAAATCGCCATGGGCAGGAAGAAATTCAACATGGATCCAAAAAAG GGAATCCAGTTCCTGCTGGAGAACGACCTCCTTCAGCACACTCCAGAAGACATCGCCCAGTTCCTCTACAAAGGCGAGGGCTTGAACAAGACCGTCATCGGAGACTACTTGGGCGAACG GGATGACTTCAACATCAAGGTGCTTCAGGCTTTTGTGGAGCTGCACGAATTTGCCGACCTCAACCTCGTCCAAGCGCTACG GCAGTTCCTGTGGAGTTTCCGTTTGCCTGGCGAAGCCCAGAAGATCGACCGTATGATGGAGGCGTTTGCCTCGCGGTACTGCCAGTGCAACCCTGGAGTCTTCCAGTCGACAG ATACCTGCTACGTGTTGTCATTCGCCATCATCATGCTGAACACCAGCCTCCACAACCCCAACGTCAGAGACAAGCCCCCCGTTGAACGCTTCATCTCCATGAACAGAGGCATCAACGAAGGAGGAGACCTGCCAGAGGAGCTGCTCAGG AACCTTTACGACAGCATCAAAAACGAGCCCTTCAAAATCCCAGAGGATGATGGGAATGATCTGACGCATACTTTCTTCAACCCGGACAGAGAAGGCTGGCTCCTCAAGCTCG GAG GCGGCAGGGTGAAGACATGGAAGAGACGATGGTTCATCCTGACTGACAACTGCCTGTACTACTTTGAATACACAACA GATAAAGAGCCTCGTGGGATTATTCCTctggagaacctcagcatcagAGAGGTCGATGAGCCCAGAAAACCC AACTGCTTCGAGCTCTACAACCCCAACCACAAAGGTCAGGTGATCAAAGCCTGCAAGACCGAGGCGGATGGGCGGGTCGTGGAAGGCAACCACGTCGTGTACCGGATATCAGCTCCCACgccagaggagaaggaggagtggaTCAAATCCATCAA AGCGAGCATCAGCAGGGATCCTTTCTACGACATGCTGGCCACCAGGAAACGGAGGATAGCCAATAAAAAATGA
- the LOC137909945 gene encoding ankyrin repeat domain-containing protein 61-like, giving the protein MDEDLGRIQELSKMYGSNCRIQMKCGALGEDSWKGFAMPPLHLAASYRRVKSMQSLLSAGADPETRDRLGQTTLHLLVTNWPIVLTTKPGSAAGTAAYTQAEACLRLLCEHGASVNAEVEGESHQTALHLSVRHAALSAVHILTSYGAAANAADSSGMTPLHMAAGILRKDMIASLIAGGADPNMGVKQSGNRPLHMAVVALAMKNNKSLSDGKGCIRELLQHGAEVDALNKAGITPLHEACSMASKELVDLLLSHGADINKPSEAGESCLFLFLNRRQNVRNGSLLLKLFSLTYPVTVYNNEGHLPSTLMLPCFFKQRDQLLELIMQPRRLQDICKVAIYLKHNPDKREELRKILPEKVYDFVFHYWENVQISF; this is encoded by the exons ATGGATGAAGATTTGGGACGGATACAAGAGCTGTCAAAAATGTACGGCAGCAACTGTCGCATCCAGATGAAATGTGGGGCGCTCGGTGAAGATTCGTGGAAG GGCTTCGCCATGCCTCCCCTTCATCTGGCTGCCTCTTACAGAAGAGTTAAGAGCATGCAGAGCCTGCTATCGGCAGGAGCAGATCCCGAAACAAG AGACCGGCTCGGACAAACCACTCTGCACTTGCTGGTAACCAACTGGCCAATTGTCTTGACTACGAAACCAGGATCTGCAGCCGGGACGGCTGCGTACACACAGGCAGAGGCTTGTCTGCGGCTCCTCTGCGAGCACGGCGCTAGCGTCAACGCAGAG GTGGAGGGGGAGAGTCACCAGACGGCACTCCACCTATCGGTGCGCCATGCGGCTCTGTCTGCTGTCCACATTCTCACCAGCTATGGTGCTGCTGCTAACGCTGCCGACAGCAGCGGGATGACGCCCCTGCACATGGCTGCTGGGATCCTCCGTAAAGACATGATAGCCAGCTTGATCGCGGGGGGAGCAGATCCCAACATG GGTGTGAAGCAGTCTGGGAACCGTCCTCTGCACATGGCTGTTGTGGCACTGGCTATGAAGAACAATAAATCCCTGTCAGATGGCAAAGGCTGCATCCGCGAGTTGCTTCAGCACGGGGCTGAGGTCGATGCCCTGAACAAAGCTGGGATCACACCTTTACATGAGGCGTGCAGCATGGCCAGCAAGGAGCTGGTGGACCTGCTGCTCAGCCATGGAGCCGACATCAATAAGCCGAGCGAAGCGGGAGAGAGTtgcctgttcctgttcctgaacCGCAGGCAAAATGTAAGGAACGGGTCCCTATTGTTGAAACTGTTCAGTTTGACCTACCCGGTCACAGTCTACAATAACGAAGGACACCTACCCTCGACCTTGATGCTACCGTGTTTCTTTAAACAGAGAGACCAGTTACTAGAACTCATTATGCAGCCACGGAGGCTTCAGGATATTTGTAAGGTTGCCATTTATCTAAAACATAACCCAGACAAGAGAGAAGAGCTGAGAAAGATCTTGCCAGAGAAGGTATATGACTTTGTATTTCACTACTGGGAGAATGTACAGATTTCTTTTTGA
- the eif2ak1 gene encoding eukaryotic translation initiation factor 2-alpha kinase 1 translates to MYNSASNNRVFPSECSSSSSSSHHLFHRNLKPTRTQEVSLISLASEEDDEVQFDTSDTGDNRQVLMNGRSYLSIQEFASAIPNHLLLGSLLEHLCFVYESNPARSRTLFKVIGQQLAAMNLLSPLAISDEFSTIRFQHNQAFTELLRAASSSVYPQGQRLGTNVPATRPKEGLFQAQTSRYISEFEEISRLGKGSYGNVFKVVNKLDGQFYAVKKILIKKVSKDDCMKVLREVKMLSSLQHASVVGYHTAWMEHVQPAAHRESLLPALESLGPQDSSDESPESKGSSSSVVFQSLSQLPTDAAPSTNGPLTETAAIQALVPTHEKGQVVCPKTMRGIPKNYVPCVFLGRQEPTKSSKCPASGWDSPALIEEQSSRSSMELNNNSHVNKEGPQWPDVCITKPSKEVQFHLMLYIQMQLCERSLKDWISDRNTKPKEEKASACPYGCVDAEQTLSLLRKIVEGVAYIHSRGIMHRDLKPRNIFLHGHDCYVRIGDFGLACRDLIMDAHKSTTSPSDCSHTTGVGTFVYAAPEQLKDSHYDSKSDMYSIGVVALELFHPFGTEMERIRILGDLREGKIPESFSNKWPILAKYIMKLTSKDPGVRPTASELLQSELFYCKDKVIYGLQRRVEELEEELVQLRRQITQPSSSEES, encoded by the exons CTTCAGACACAGGCGATAACCGCCAGGTGTTGATGAACGGCAGGAGCTACTTATCCATCCAGGAGTTTGCTTCAGCGATCCCCAACCACCTCCTCCTGGGGTCACTGCTGGAGCACCTGTGCTTCGTGTACGAAAGCAACCCGGCCCGCTCACGCACGCTGTTTAAAG TCATTGGACAGCAGTTAGCTGCCATGAATCTCCTTTCGCCTTTGGCCATAAGCGACGAGTTCAGCACCATCCGGTTCCAGCACAACCAGGCCTTCACTGAGCTGCTTCGTGCTGCCAGCTCCTCAGTGTATCCACAG gGGCAACGACTCGGAACAAACGTCCCTGCCACGAG GCCAAAAGAGGGACTTTTTCAAGCACAGACTTCCCGGTATATTAGTGAATTTGAAGAAATAAGTAGACTTGGAAAAGGGTCATATGGAAATGTTTTTAAG GTTGTGAACAAACTGGATGGACAGTTTTATGCTGTGAAGAAAATTCTTATCAAAAAAGTCTCAAAGGATGACTGCATGAAG GTCCTCAGGGAAGTCAAAATGTTGTCCAGCCTGCAGCACGCAAGTGTTGTTGGCTATCACACTGCATGGATGGAACACGTTCAGCCTGCAGCAC ATCGTGAGTCTCTCCTTCCTGCGCTGGAATCACTTGGACCACAAGACAG CTCTGATGAGAGCCCTGAGAGCAAAGGCAGCAGCTCCTCAGTGGTTTTTCAAAGCCTCAGCCAGCTGCCGACAGATGCTGCCCCAAGCACCAACGGACCCTTAACAGAAACCGCAGCCATACAGGCGTTGGTTCCAACCCACGAGAAAGGCCAGGTGGTGTGCCCCAAGACGATGCGCGGCATCCCCAAGAACTATGTCCCTTGTGTGTTCCTTGGGCGCCAGGAACCCACGAAGAGCTCCAAATGTCCTGCCTCGGGCTGGGACAGTCCAGCACTGATAGAGGAGCAGTCAAGCAGGAGCAGCATGGAGCTGAACAACAACTCCCACGTCAACAAGGAAGGTCCACAGTGGCCTGACGTCTGCATAACAAAGCCTTCAAAAGAG GTGCAGTTCCACCTGATGCTCTACATTCAGATGCAGCTGTGTGAGCGGTCACTGAAAGACTGGATCTCTGACAGGAACACGAAGCCCAAAGAAGAGAAAGCCTCAGCAT gtcCTTATGGATGTGTCGATGCTGAACAAACGCTCAGCCTGCTGAGAAAGATAGTTGAAGGAGTGGCGTACATTCACTCCAGGGGAATTATGCACAGGGACCTGAAG CCAAGGAACATTTTCCTCCACGGTCATGACTGCTATGTTCGAATTGGGGACTTCGGTTTGGCCTGTAGGGATTTAATAATGGATGCCCATAAAAGTACTACCTCTCCAAGTG ACTGTTCACACACCACCGGCGTCGGCACATTTGTATATGCTGCACCGGAACAACTGAAGGACTCGCATTATGATTCAAAG TCAGACATGTACAGTATTGGGGTGGTGGCTCTTGAGCTGTTCCACCCCTTTGGGACAGAGATGGAAAGGATCCGGATACTTGGGGACCTGAGAGAGGGGAAAATCCCAGAATCGTTCTCTAACAAATGGCCAATTCTGGCCAAGTACATCATGAAGCTGACAAGTAAAGATCCAGGTGTTCGGCCCACGGCCAGCGAGCTTCTACAGAGTGAACTGTTCTATTGTAAAGACAAA gTAATCTATGGTTTGCAGAGAAGGGttgaagagctggaagaagagcTTGTGCAGCTGAGAAGGCAGATCACTCAGCCTAGTAGTTCAGAAGAGTCATAG
- the usp42 gene encoding ubiquitin carboxyl-terminal hydrolase 42, producing the protein MTIVDRSSEKSDHESVGCKRSPFSSGDVRMDGTCCSSWTAGPTVPCDSTRLNDPAACVGPTPGAVVYNSTPSAMDWPKERVISSDDGFDLPQKVLFPSERLNLKWSQVHRIGAGLQNMGNTCFLNSALQCLTYTPPFANYMLTREHSKTCHEPGFCMMCTMQNHIIQVFGNSGNVIKPVGVLDELKRIGKHFRYGSQEDAHEFLRYTVDAMQKSCLPGTKLERQMQATTFIHQVFGGHLRSRVKCLNCKAVSDTFDPFLDIPLEIKMAPSISKALEQFVKPEQLDGDNAYKCSKCKKLVTASKRFTVHRSANVLTLSLKRFANFSGGKITKDVKYPEFLNLRPFMSQSQGEPQLYGLYGVLVHSGFSCHAGHYFCYIKASNGQWYQMNDSSVSVSDIKSVLNQQAYVLFYVKSSDGKKTGDHSHNAGVPGQSSPRPVATPRINATVHHNNIGFIGPQLPPHMAKNPLHVNGNGSQRDYSSSSKPSTAVGKASHGLAPSSVSHSVSQPTMIPAQDKRQKLSFFIGQSKQSRPSSSSSSSSSSSSSSQSTSPSNSSSSSSLPSSRSTSDVRFVPRQLNHVNGTPCSNGGGRHRGGNGASFLVPYSQESSEESDQENAGILDKGSLAKSRVNGDGTGEVLDEPPQAAGGEPGAFHSGDRLNGPANGVSSASQNGHHCGHHRANGHNDPDEISGSDHSSSSSVTTVANGQDGDPNRAKEEDHNSATSPAAAPQSLHPAAGDSRANAEAKRPPHNAASSAASAPPPAPPVKNVHPATAPESAPSSSCNGNAVVASPPPRDHSRNTDGAPAAPLQSGRGGEEAADLPRPNQLSEMTEACADAKEQRRFKSSPRSSEGQSSRDGLHSDWSRDRGRHNGDSERYRYRQDYRDHRSRRNHFPRRDWEFERRREGNFHHSRERDRDRSPRHYRHYHHPRSREHRGHEQSGRGYPPHGESRIPWRWKDDGREFRLMKEKCNGRDRDHYSSKEENSSPAAGSETSTKFAQARSSVFGPAPDREDPNRKGTAHPLSKKRGESSDIHRSKHRKSKKRNKSKDRDRYRESGSSLESDRATETKKKKKRSQWGGESEQQSPGASRSHGNGRSEERESGKRRHDDADAQHDAGCSPKKRRPTDGRYNHPTDHTPAHHHLNGHAGNGYSQMNGDSRGYSSGSNISEEG; encoded by the exons ATGACAATAGTTGACAGATCTTCAGAAAAGTCTGACCACGAGTCAGTCGGATGTAAGCGATCGCCCTTCAGCAGTGGAGACGTGAGGATGGACGgcacctgctgcagcagctggacggcCGGTCCCACCGTGCCCTGTGATTCCACCCGGCTGAATGATCCGGCGGCCTGCGTGGGCCCAACGCCTGGAGCTGTAGTGTACAACAGCACGCCCTCCGCCATGGACTGGCCCAAGGAGCGAG TTATAAGCAGTGATGACGGCTTTGACTTGCCCCAGAAGGTCCTCTTCCCTTCAGAGAGGCTCAACCTAAAGTGGAGCCAGGTTCACCGCATCGGTGCAGGCCTGCAGAACATGGGGAACACGTGCTTCCTCAACTCGGCTCTACAGTGTCTCACCTACACACCTCCATTTGCAAACTACATGCTGACACGGGAGCACTCCAAAACAT gtcacgAGCCAGGATTCTGTATGATGTGCACCATGCAGAACCACATCATTCAGGTTTTCGGCAACTCTGGGAATGTCATTAAGCCCGTTGGCGTACTCGATGAGCTAAAAC GGATCGGAAAGCACTTCCGCTATGGAAGCCAGGAGGATGCTCATGAGTTTCTGCGTTACACAGTGGATGCTATGCAAAAGTCCTGCTTACCCGGAACCAA ATTAGAGAGACAAATGCAGGCGACCACGTTCATCCATCAGGTGTTCGGTGGCCACCTAAGATCCAGAG tGAAGTGTTTAAACTGCAAAGCGGTTTCTGATACATTTGACCCTTTTCTGGATATTCCCCTGGAGATTAAG ATGGCACCGAGTATCTCCAAGGCTCTGGAGCAGTTTGTCAAGCCAGAACAGCTGGACGGAGATAATGCCTACAAATGCAGCAA aTGCAAAAAATTGGTCACGGCTTCAAAAAGATTTACCGTCCACCGCAGCGCCAATGTGCTCACGCTCTCTCTTAAGCGCTTTGCAAACTTCAGCGGAGGCAAAATCACAAAG GATGTGAAATATCCAGAGTTCCTGAACCTGCGACCCTTCATGTCTCAGTCTCAAGGGGAGCCCCAGCTCTACGGGCTCTACGGCGTGCTGGTCCACTCTGGATTCAGCTGTCATGCTGGACACTACTTCTGCTATATTAAG GCTAGCAACGGGCAGTGGTATCAGATGAATGACTCCTCCGTGTCCGTCAGTGACATCAAGTCTGTCCTGAACCAGCAGGCCTATGTCCTTTTCTACGTCAA ATCCAGCGACGGGAAGAAAACGGGCGATCACAGCCATAATGCGGGCGTTCCCGGTCAGTCATCGCCGCGGCCTGTGGCGACGCCACGCATCAACGCCACCGTGCACCACAACAACATCGGCTTCATCGGCCCCCAGCTTCCTCCTCACATGGCTAAG aATCCTCTCCATGTTAACGGGAATGGATCTCAAAGGGACTATTCTTCTAGTTCCAAACCCAGCACTGCTGTGGGGAAAGCTAGCCACGGGCTAGCTCCTTCATCCGTCTCCCACTCTGTCAGCCAACCCACAATGATCCCAGCTCAAGACAAACGCCAGAAGCTTTCATTCTTCATTGGGCAAAGCAAACAGAGCCGTccgtcgtcgtcgtcctcctcctcctcctcctcttcttcttccagccAGTCGACCTCTCCGAGcaacagctcctcctccagctctttgcCCTCCTCAAGGTCTACCTCAGACGTTCGCTTTGTTCCACGTCAGCTAAATCATGTTAACGGCACACCGTGCAGCAACGGAGGGGGTCGCCACCGTGGAGGGAACGGCGCGTCCTTCTTGGTGCCTTACAGCCAAGAGTCCTCCGAGGAGTCGGATCAGGAGAACGCCGGCATTCTGGATAAAGGCTCTCTGGCCAAGTCTCGCGTTAACGGAGACGGAACTGGAGAGGTGCTTGACGAACCTCCTCAGGCCGccggaggagaaccaggagcgTTCCACAGTGGCGACAGATTAAACGGACCAGCTAACGGCGTCTCTAGCGCCAGTCAAAACGGGCATCATTGTGGACACCACCGAGCGAATGGACACAACGACCCCGATGAA ATCTCTGGCAGTGATCACAGTTCGTCGTCCTCCGTGACAACCGTTGCTAACGGACAGGACGGCGACCCGAACCGAGCAAA agAAGAGGATCATAACTCTGCCACATCcccggctgctgctcctcagagcCTGCATCCCGCTGCCGGGGACTCGCGGGCTAACGCGGAAGCTAAACGGCCGCCTCATAATGCAGCGTCCTCCGCTGCGagtgctcctcctccagccccccctgTGAAAAACGTCCACCCAGCCACGGCTCCAGAATCTGCGCCCTCCTCCTCATGTAACGGTAATGCCGTTGTGGCTTCGCCCCCGCCGCGTGACCATTCACGAAACACCGACGGGGCCCCCGCAGCTCCGCTGCAGAGCGGCAGAGGTGGGGAGGAAGCGGCGGATCTGCCACGGCCCAATCAGCTCTCGGAGATGACTGAAGCGTGCGCAGATGCTAAAGAGCAGCGCCGGTTCAAGTCCAGTCCGAGAAGCAGCGAAGGACAATCTTCCCGAGACGGATTGCACTCTGACTGGAGCAGAGACCGAGGACGACACAACGGGGACAGCGAGCGTTATCGTTACAGACAGGACTACAGAGACCATCGCTCACGCAGGAACCACTTCCCTCGCCGGGATTGGGAGTTTGAGCGTCGCCGGGAGGGGAACTTTCATCACTCAAGGGAACGCGATCGTGACAGGAGCCCCCGCCACTACCGCCACTATCACCATCCCCGCTCCAGAGAGCATAGGGGGCATGAGCAGAGCGGGCGGGGTTACCCCCCTCACGGAGAGTCTCGCATTCCCTGGAGGTGGAAGGATGATGGCAGAGAATTCCGGCTGATGAAGGAAAAGTGCAATGGCCGGGATAGGGACCATTATTCCTCGAAGGAGGAGAATTCCTCGCCTGCCGCCGGCTCAGAAACCTCCACAAAGTTTGCTCAGGCTcgtagctccgtgtttggaCCGGCACCGGACAGGGAGGATCCGAATCGCAAGGGGACGGCACATCCCCTGAGCAAGAAAAGGGGGGAGAGCTCCGACATCCATCGTTCGAAACACAGAAAGAGCAAGAAGAGAAATAAGTCAAAGGATAGAGACCGATATCGTGAGAGTGG CTCCAGCTTGGAATCGGACCGAGCCACcgaaacaaagaagaagaagaaaaggagccAGTGGGGCGGCGAGTCTGAGCAGCAAAGCCCAGGAGCGTCTCGGAGCCACGGGAACGGAAGGAGcgaggagagggagagcgggAAGCGCCGACACGATGACGCGGACGCTCAGCACGACGCTGGCTGTTCTCCAAAGAAGCGCCGCCCCACAGACGGCAGATATAACCACCCCACCGACCACACGCCGGCTCACCACCATCTCAACGGACACGCAG GAAACGGTTACAGTCAAATGAACGGCGACTCCCGTGGATACTCCAGTGGCTCGAatatct CAGAGGAGGGCTGA